The genomic window agactacgttccccagacgagcgtagtggtcgtggggcgacataagcttttcaTAAGATTTTCTTAGAACAAGGTGTAGCCATGACACTAGGACGATACTTCAAATAAGGACGCTCCTACAAATGCTTCAAATATCATCATGACAAAACAGATGATCTACAGTTTGAAGGTGGGCAGCACGCACCCTCGACGTCACCAATTGTGCTTTTAACCAAATGTGACTTGTAGTCTCCTTCTGTTGCTGCATTACAATGCTGAAAAATCTTCAGTGTTTTTGTAGAATGTTATGAAGGTAGACTGAAGGTGATTTGGGATCTACAATGTAATCCTAGTGCTCATTAGTGTGAATTTCAAGTGACGCTTCAGACAATGGACAGATATGCTGATCGTTGATAAACTAATACTTCATAACAAATGCTACAACACTAAAACCAAATTATGACAGTAAAAAGTAATATATAATTACTTAAAACACTGCAGTAAAAACCAGTGTCCATTTTACTCTAGTGTTGGTACAGACACTTTTCATTATAACAGGCTGTGTCATATTAAAAAGTGTCCTACGTCAGTAATCTGTGTCcacagtagggctgtgcaattaatcgaaattcaattacgatttcgattattacacgcaacgattagaaaaattatgtaatcgagaaaaaacgattattaattttgagttgtttaattcacgcgtacacaagctaccatgagctgctctgccccgcccccctctaagctacagctgccagctagccggcaggtccaccccaagaggaaagttgtacctagcggtctggaaaaatagcaggagaatcgcagcagaagtgcttagtaaacaaaaaaggcaagtcaaattcaattgtatggaatcactttgggtttgatgaagagcaaaaacccattacgtgcaaaaagtgtttctgattgtgtccgcaccgaccggtaacacagcaaacctttttaaacATCTAAAGTGTAACCactgcgacctttatcataatcttatgaaaaactaaaacacattaaaaaaaaacctccgtctacaacttcgtccgcaatgcaatcttcagtctccgaatctctttacgctgcaactccagtattaacctaactgaaacctcacggcacgccactgaatttactatgtttcgtactacattgaacatacttgaatttataatttgcactttacgtgaggttttttttttattgctccagttctatggcaagtctagagcagtttaattccagtacactatttgtttacaaaaggaaacatacttgaatttacagtatacttatttgcattcaaagatttttttctttcgtacaaaagtgaacatactttgttttaatggttaaaagctttatttatatttaaagagtatatcttacattgtttgcaaaaaaaaaataaacaactttaaggttaacaagtaatcatttttaataatcgtgatttcaattactgctaaaataatcgtgattattatttttttttctataatcgagcagccctagtccaCAGTATCATAGTTCGCGTAATGCGTTTCACATTAGTAATAAGCAAAATGACATGATGAACATaatattttgtccattataaataGACAAACAGCACTGAGGGTGTTGAGGCTAAAATTGTAAAGGTCACAGTAGATGGAGAGGAAGATGAGTACAGTTCATGTTGCATCTGTTAACTTGAAAACCAATGTGTTAGTTTTGGTAACAACAAGAAGAATGGCAGATGTCCCAGAGAAAATTAAATCTGCACCGACAACACTACAACATGTTGAAATTACAGTTGATGAGAGTAGTAAAAAAAGAGTTCTGAAAAATGAGGCACAGTGGCAAAACTAATCACAGTGCTGTGCTACCTTTGCATAGTAGCCACACTGAATAGAGCTGTGCCAGCATTGGAGAAAGTGCAGCTTCACCTATACTTCTTCTCTTCAGTAGTGATGGTTGGTGGTTGTCAAACCAGCTTAAAGGTGCATTACCATCAGCAAGAGAACTGGAGTCGATACACACTCATTCATAGGTTCTGACAGTGTCATTACTGCAATTTCCCTTTCTTGTAACACAGGCTCAAacctatatctgtgtgtgtgtgtgtgtgtgtgtgtgtgtgtgtgtgtgtgtctgtgtgcgcgtGTGAATGGGTGAGTGTGACACATTGTAAAGCACTCCGAGTGCCATTAAGGTAGAAGCTTTCTAACTATGTGAACACAGTCCATTTGCCATTTAGAACTTCAACCAAACAGCATTTACATCACAATGAATGAACTTAACTGCTGTCAAATGTGATTTAATCCaactcacaaaaaacattttaagAGCGTACTCTGAATACTATTAGTGCagagacaaaaatgtaaataaaataatgtatttaACTCCATTAAAGCTAACCCTTCAAACTACTAAAAGGGTTTCACTTGAGCATCAGCTAGATCAGGTTTAGTGATCCCTAACACTTTGTCAAGCAGGGGGAGTGGGTCTGATCGAGCTTATATACATTGCATAAGTACTGCTCCCCTCACCACCGAAGACCGGGGGGGAGGGGGTACCTTATTGCGGAGGGGCACAGTGATTCGCCATTGATATAACATGCAGCTTGCTATTGATACTTAAACTGACTAACCCTCCCATTTCGGTCTCAGCGCCCCCTTCttagctttctcgttccaaacacCCCCCAACAGTGTCCCAATGCCCCCTGGGAGGCAGTAccacccccgttgagaaacacggAGCTAGATAATTTATCTATGACCTCGTTCTGTGCCAGAGCTTACCTTGGAGAAAGGCGACATCCCTTGTTCAGGTAGCTTTGGAGTTTTCCTGCAGCTGCCAGAAGGAGCCCCAAGTACGGAGGAGAGGGTTTGATGGGCCTAGAGGTGAACTCTGGATGGTACTGTACTCCAACAAAGTAACAATGATCTAAGAACAAAGAAGAGGGGATTACTACAGACGTTTTGACTACATGAGATCTCATTATGAACTCAGTACATGTAGATTAGATTAACTACAAAGATTTACTATGTATAGTTCAACATAAACAATTAAGTAGACTACTAATAACATTATATTCTTTAGCTGCAGCAGAGAGATGCTCGTTTTCACTGTGAACTTACCATCCAATTCAATGACCTCCATTCTCTCTCCTTTCACATCCTGGCCGACAAACTGAAAGCCCTTTTTTTCAAAGTGGTGCTTCAGCTCTCGGTTCACCTGAAAAGAGCAGAGATTCAACTGTTTGAACAGATTTTTTGGAGAGTCAAGAGGCAGATGAAAatcctgattgaaaaaaaaaaaacaaaacaaaaaacacacccaCGCTCCTACCATGCAATCTGTTAACATatcctgtttgtgtttttcaccTCAAATCTGTGTCTGTGCCTTTCATCCACATATTCCACACCGCCGTACAGCTTTCCTGCAACAACAACACATCAGACATCAGAACTTCAGAATACAAGTACACCAGAAATTTAGGTTTAAGCGCACACTTACTCAGAACACTGGAGGTGGAATTGAAAATGGTCCGCCTCTGCCCCAGCCTCATAGTCCCTCCCAACTGCCCAGAGTTGTGCTCTGGCATGTCAATCACCTGTCAAGATCAAACAGGGTGTTAAATCCATTCTGCTCAAGACCGCTTGCTGGTGAGATGTGATATGAGCaggatggaaaaaaagaaaaaaaaaaaaaaaaaaaagaaaaagataaccTACCACTGGGTGTTGGGGTTCTGGATTAAATTCTGTAGAGTTGGCATCTGAAAAAAAGATCAGCAAAACCGATCTGAGCTCAAATCAATCATGGCTACAGTGCTTTCATCATTAAATTAGAAACCATGGGAATCAAATCTTTCTTAGTAGTGCTCCCGTACGAGCTGTGCAATTACTCACCTTCCCATCCGAGAACGTTGCGGGCAAACTCACATACTGCCAGCTGCATGCCCAAACATACCCCTGCACAAAACAAGACCAGCAGGATTCTTGCATAATGAGAGCTATTGTAAGGACTCATAAATAAAGAAAGACCGAACAAGATCCCTGCTGCGTGAACCACTTTCATGACTAACACTACTGTATTTGCATATGATTATATTGCGCCTATAACAGCTCACCTCTCTTTTTTCAGGTTTCATTATTTTACAGCCCTGAATGTTGTAAGACAGCCTAATTGTGCTTTTTACCAGATGAAAGTGAATCTGAATCTTTAAACGTCAATGTCAAAGCCAGTTTCTACAAATGGGATGTTTAATAGGTGAAAACATAAAACACTTAATTGCACATGTATTCACATCCTTCCTATCAGTTTTAATTTCTCAAACTATGATAAATTATGCTTGCAAGTCAGACCtgcaaacagaaaatgaaaagcaCTAATAACACTATTCAAACAGTTTACCCTCAACCATTAGTAATACACGTATAAAGCTTCAATCTGAAAAGCTTCATATCTTTTCTTTTGATGCACATGGTCTGAGTAATATTATTTCTTACTATATATTTTCTTTGTATTCTTTGCATGAAATCTTATAAATGGAACGGATGCGGTTTAGAGTGAAATGTTTTCTGGGTTGTAAATAGAATATAATGAAGCATATAAACCCAGAgtctgacagaagaaaaaaataaacatgaaatgcATGAAACAAAGTACTGCATCCAATCTTCTATCGCTCTCTTACCCAGAAAAGGCTTATTCTGTTTCCGTGCCCAGTTAATAGCCAGTATCTTCCCTTCTGTTCCTCTCACACCAAAACCACCAGGTACCAACACACCTCTATGAGAAAACAGAACAGCAGCTGAATATAAGACATTTATTCTAGTTGGAGAATTTTTCCTTTGTACCAACAATGTTCTGCTAATCTATAAATCATACACTATTCTATTTTGAAGTCAGATAAGGTAGATCAATAACGCAGTATATGCTTATAATAGAGCTTGCCATCCATGAATGTGCCCAATTATATATGctaaattatgttaaaaaaaactcaattgtaAAATCGCTGCATAAGATGTAATAAGACGGTAAACATTACTACAGGGCACAGCAGTCCTCGCACAGTTTATACCCAATAGACACGACGGCTTTCTACTGCCACCATGTGGCATAAATTAAATCAGTCctcttatttaataaaaataacacCATCAACCAATTTGCCAACACCTGTGTTCTCCAGGgtttatttactttacttactgagCACTGCAGAGCTTCTGCCATGCCTCGTGATATTTCACCGGTTCAACTTGCTGAGTGGAAGGCTCCAGGTCTTCAGAGTCTATGTACTGCAGTGACAACATAAATATTGGAAGGTTTAGGGAATTTTGTAGGGtttggttaaaagaaaaaaaaaaaacctctttcaaATTTTCATCTCATTTGGATTAAATGACAATttattaaatgaagatttttttcatATACCTTTTTTTACACAGGATGAGATACAATAGAGCTTTAAACCCATTAGTCAAAGCTGTACTAAAAACACTTATTGGCTGTTGCTGGTCACGTTAAATGAAACATACATGAATGTGCAGGGTCAGAGGGTTCCTTTTACAAGTTACAGTATCATTTCAAAGGCTGCCCCAGATTATGATGTGAAGATCATCATCACTGTTGGGTTCCCTCAGTTGTCCtttttatttttggtcaatttATCAAAGTCTTCCAATTCTACCTCCTGATGAGAACTAGAGGCGTTCGAGGAGCACATGAAAGGCAGCATAAATATCCCTATAAATGGGGTCTTGCCCATTCTGAAGTTTCCAAATCTGCTTCCATCTTTCTGTTGCATTAATGTGCTTGAAATGATCACTGTGGCAATGGATTTTCTAATTGCCAGATAACAAAAACATGGAACAAAATGTCAAATCTTGCCAAATTAGTTTCAACTGATACAGGTCATTCAGTCAGTTCATTAGAGCCCAAATTATTTCtctgaatattttttcatatcCAAGTAAAATAAGTAGTATAACTAAAATATCCAGACCCAACTGAAATGGAATCGACTGTAAAAgaattgaatttattttgaaaatctgaATTGAGAAAGCCCTAGTATTGTGGTAACTCTCTCAAGATGCAAAACTATAAAACAGACACAGTCAACCTAAATATTGTCACACAAAATATCCAAGATGACATGTTCCCATACCTTGACTTCGAGTTTGTGGTTAATCGCGAGGGCAGAGTGCTCCAAGGCCTTGATAACAGATGTGTAGGCGTCAGACAACTTTGTATACTTCCCCACTAGCGCTATAGAAACGCGCTCTAAGAGGCGGTCAGATCTGAAAAATGACAAACCCAGAGAATTTTTTCATCATCAATGTCACAGCAGGTCGATATCAAAACAAATCAGTGTTTGGCCTTGCAGTCTCTGGAACAGAGCaggaattttttttatcttacatAATACAACATTTTGGATCACTAATTCACTGGTTTAATCGAGTAGGTACAGTAAAGGTTAAAGAAGTATCCATTTTATAACAAGACACTACATATGAAGCGGTTGAGAAATTCACCTGTCAGCCATCTCCTTCCACTTTGAAAGCATTTTCCTGGGCTTCACATCCACAGGTAGATTCAGCCTCTGACAGAAAAAATTCATAACACCCTGTTCCTCCAGCAGCAGAGGCACTCTGTAGACTGAGGAGACGTCACGGACACAGATTACCTGGATGGAGGTGGAAACACATTCTTTTAGCTGCTTTTCATAGTGAAATCGATCACTTTATAAAGGTTTCCCAAAGTAAAATTTTACTTGCCCTGTATAAATAGTTGAATTTGTTAGCAGTTatcaaatgacaaaaaagactAATATTCATTTTCATGTCTGATCTCTGTGCAACTCTCAACAGAGATGAAGAAGTGAATGGCACACTATTCAGATACCTATATAattagctctggaaaaaaaaagtaggtATAATTATCTTCTACCACGTACGCAATTTGGCCTCGGGCAATCAAGCAAGGCTTACTCTTAAGACCTGAACAACGTTTCACCGTTTTGGTTGCAAACATATTAATACTGCAAGAACCAACTCAACAGTAAGCAGCGAGTTGTTCTTATTAGCTTGTGCCCGTTTTATACATTTGTGTTAATAAAGAATACACCACAGCTGCAGGCGTAGGTGGTCACAGCATGAACTACATGAGGCCATAACCCATTTTAGTTGCCTCTCCCTGACCCCACTTTAAGAAATATTTATTGTAAAGTACTTCACCTGTGAGGGCTCCACATGACAGAACATGGAAATCTTCTCCTTCACAGCTGTCTCCAGGGGCGTTGAACATCTGCACATAATCTGGGAgcaggtacaaaaaaaaaaacatacacaaaaaacaaaacaaagaaaaaacacaacatacactaGGATTAAAAATTAACACTGCAGACACAGACCCAGAGTTAAAGCACGTTTGATAAACTAGATTTTACTGTATATACCATGAGATGAATACTATAGGATTATTGATTTATTCACACAAGGTCAAAGACAGGGCACATCATGTTTATGTAAGAGATGCAGGAGAGAATATCAAGCTTGAGAACAAACTGTAACCTAACTTACTAAATCAGGAGACAAACCCAGTCCTCTAAGTTCTCGGACACTGTTTTGAGTTGGTTTGGTTTTCTGCTCTCCTGTGGTATTGGGCTGAGaacagatgggaaaaaaaaaaaaaaaaaaaaaaaaaatcacatttacctTCACCTTTATCACCAAACACAGTTCAAGAGA from Sphaeramia orbicularis chromosome 16, fSphaOr1.1, whole genome shotgun sequence includes these protein-coding regions:
- the ctps1b gene encoding CTP synthase 1b is translated as MKYILVTGGVISGIGKGIIASSLGTILKSCGLHVTAIKIDPYINIDAGTFSPYEHGEVFVLDDGGEVDLDLGNYERFLDIRLTRDNNLTTGKIYQSVINKERKGDYLGKTVQVVPHITDAIQEWVRKQARVSVDGDSAEPQVCVIELGGTVGDIESMPFIEAFRQFQFKVKRENFCNIHVSLIPQPNTTGEQKTKPTQNSVRELRGLGLSPDLIMCRCSTPLETAVKEKISMFCHVEPSQVICVRDVSSVYRVPLLLEEQGVMNFFCQRLNLPVDVKPRKMLSKWKEMADRSDRLLERVSIALVGKYTKLSDAYTSVIKALEHSALAINHKLEVKYIDSEDLEPSTQQVEPVKYHEAWQKLCSAQGVLVPGGFGVRGTEGKILAINWARKQNKPFLGVCLGMQLAVCEFARNVLGWEDANSTEFNPEPQHPVVIDMPEHNSGQLGGTMRLGQRRTIFNSTSSVLRKLYGGVEYVDERHRHRFEVNRELKHHFEKKGFQFVGQDVKGERMEVIELDDHCYFVGVQYHPEFTSRPIKPSPPYLGLLLAAAGKLQSYLNKGCRLSPRDTYSDHSSSNSSDEDISELKNPPLS